A stretch of DNA from Flavobacteriaceae bacterium MAR_2009_75:
CAAAGGAAAATCCATTAGGCTTTTTAATTCCGATGTATAGCCGTTCGAATTTTGCTTTCCCTTCTGCCAATAAGAAACTATAGTGGGTCGCAATACCCACTCCTCGCCGACTATATTGAAGTTTGGATATTCTTTCATCACCGCCTTCGTCCAATCATTCATAAAGTACATATCGGGGTACGGGTAAGTATCCATTCGTATGCCTGAAATACCGGAATATTCTATCCACCAAAGTGTGTTTTGTATCAGGTATTTTGAAAGAGATTCGTTTCGTTGATTCAAATCTGGCATTGTCGGTACAAACCAACCATCAAAAAACGCTTTCTTATCTTTTTCAGTGGCATATGGGTCTAGTATCACCGTCTTTTTATGATTGGTCTGGGTATATGTATCCCATTGGTTGATCCAATCTTTAGAGGGCAAATCTTTCATCCACCAATGATTTAAGCCCGAATGGTTTGCAATCATGTCCATAATTACTTTCATGCCTTTTTCAGCAGCTTTTTCGCACATCGCCTTAAAAGATGCGTTGCTACCATAACGGGGGTCAACTTTGTAAAAGTCTGTAATCGCATAGCCATGATAACTATAGTCTGGCATATCGTTTTCTAAAATAGGGTTCATCCAGATGGCCGTAAAGCCTAAATCTTTTATGTAATCTAAATTTTCTACGATTCCTGCTACATCACCCCCATGCCTACCTGCTTTTTCTTTTCTATTCGGTAGTTCTTTCAAACCCTCTACAGCATCGTTGGTAACATCGCCGTTTACAAAACGGTCAGGAGTTATTAAATAGATGGCATCAGAAGAATCAAAGCCTTCGATGTACCTTCTATTTGCTTTTCTTTGATTAATAGGATAGGAATAGGTAAAAGGTTTCGAGCTTGGTTTTTTAAACTGTAATTTAAGTTCACCAGGCTGTGCATTATTTGATATATGAAGGGTCAAGAATAGATAGTTGAAATTCTCAACAGTTTTAATACTTTTAAGAGTTACGGCATTATCATCTTTTAAACTCACTTCATAGCTGGCAATATCTTTTCCGTAGACTAGTAACTCAACGGTATTGTGTTCCATACCGACCCACCAATTGGGTGGTTCTACTCGTGTTATAGGGTTTTGCGCCCCAATTTGGGAAAAGCAAAGTGATAAAAGTAGCAAAAAGCCAGTTGCAATTTTCATAGTTTAAAGTATTGAGTTGCGACTAAACTAGTAGGAAATCTGCCCTGGTTCGACTTAAATTATAATTTGATCTATATATTTTATGTTATGCCACTCTTTTAAGCCTTTTGGCTAGCTATCTCTCAAATCATTGAAATATTCTCTGGGAGATTTATTGGTAACCTTTTTAAACGAACGGTTAAAAGATGATTTGGAATTAAAGCCTACCGCCAAAGCTATGGCCAAGAAAGTCTGGTTTTTGTATTTCTCTTCTTGTGCCCTTTCTATAAAATCTTGAATTCTATAATGGTTTACAAAATCTCTGAAATTTTTAGTATAGCCTGCATTGATGGTCTTAGATAAGGTGTGCACATTAGTTTCCATTTTTTCGGCCAGTTCGGGTAAACTTAGCTGCGGATTCAGGTATACCTGATCTTGTGTCATCATTACGTGCAATGCCTCTTTCAACTCTTCCAATTCATTAGTATCGATTTGCGGGCGGTCTACTTCCGATTTTTCCTCCTCTTCCTCTATAGTGGCCATTCTAAAAATTTCCGGTTGCTTTATAGCGAAATATCCTAGCAAGTAGACCACAACCGAAAAAACAATCCATATAACATCAATCAACAAATTCACAGTATGGTTTACCGGGTTATCACTATACGTACCGTAAACATCGACAACAACAATAACCGACCATAGCACAAGACACACCCCAAGTACCATCATTATAATATTCAAGTACTTGATATTTTGGTCAGTGGAATAATTAAGTTCTATATTTTCAAAATATCTTTTGATTATCGCCTTGATCCTAAACCAATACCAAATATTGAACACCAATGCCACCAGTACGATTACCTCATAAATTGCATATGGGGGCGAGTCTAAAGATTGAAATAAATTTTGCTCGATAAATGTATGCGTAGGTTTAAAGGAAAAGCTGATGTAAATAACCACTTGAACCAAAAAAGGCACGAAATGCGGCCAAAAGGTTAGAAATGACTTTTTACTATGATGTAATAACCTTTTAATATAAATGAGCAAAATTGGCCCGTACAAGAAAAATATAAAATCGGTCAGCAGCGAGAGCCTTGGATAATCAGTATAAATTATACGATCATAGATGACTACTCTAGCTATTAATGTCAACGAGATAATAAAGATGAGAACACTCAGGGCCTGATTTGCCCATTTGTTATTGTTCTTATTTGAGTTAATAATGAATATGAGAAAAAACCCTTGTAAAGCGGTAAGTACTAAAAGCAGGGTATAAGGGTTAAAAATACCATAAGATTGGTCTTCCCAATAAGTTATCGAATTTTTTATGGGTTGGTTTCGATTAATTTCTCTACTGCTCAATAAACGATTGGGCCTGGGCCTCCCATAACTGTTGCCCTCAACCGTAAGCCAATTGCCCCGTGTAAATTTATATTCAAGCGGTTCTTCAAAAACAGGAACCTCAACTTGATAGGTTCCGTCGGCAAGCTGCTTCATTTTATAGCGTTGATCACCCGGTACCCAACCATTAAAATTACCACATACATAGAATGAAGAATTAGGTGGGGTGTTTCTAGGTATATCGCTCAGTACAATCGCAATCTTTTTCTGTTCGGATTGAAGATTTAAAATATCTGACCAACCCGCCACCTGTAAGACCAATGTTTCTTCTGCAGTGCTGTTAAAGGAGTGTTTTCTTACCGTTAGCGGTGTTCCGTCTTTTTGAACTTCTACGGTTGACCAGCTGCCGCGGGTAATTTTATAAGATATCCAAGAGCCATTGAAGAACTTGTTTCTCAACTCGTAAGTTCCATCAATTTTTCTCACAAACCTGTAGTTTATATCTGCAGGATCCCAATTGTTGAAAGTGCCTGTTAAATAAAGCTCATCTGAAGTATGGGTATCTTCCGGCACATAGTCTATTACAAAACTGGTTTGGGCCAACGAGCCGCTGGCATATAGACAGAGTATGACAACCAAAAAAAATCTGAAATTATTGACTTTTGTACAAATTTGCCCAAGCAGCTTATTAAAACTCATATCACCTAAAACATTTGATGACCGGTTCATCGAACACAGGCCAACCAAGACAAAACTACTAAGAACCTACTGTTCGAAAGAAACAATTAAATTCTTTATTCTTGTTATCATTAAAATTATACCTAGTCATTGACACTCAGCTCTTTTGGAAATGAGATTCTATATTCACAAGAAACTTAACCCGAGATTATATAATGAGAAAGGGCCACCAAATGGCAACCCTTACTACTACATAAACCAACTAAACCAACATTTTAATTGCTATTGATACTATACATATTTCTCACCACATCTAAAGTAATCGTATAATTTCCCGCTGTTGTAATTATTATATTATCACCATCTTGTTCTAACGAACTACCTGCACCGGCATCACCTAAGTTAACATTCCACGCATCGTTAAACCTAAATTTCATTTCCCCGGGCACCAAGTCAATAGTTACGGTCCATACCTCATTGGTCATATCGTAGCCCATATCAGTATCTGGGTCGTCCCATCCGTTTGGTGTTGCAGAGCCAATTATACCCCAACTGCCAAGGTTAAATGCCTTGTTGGTCACGTCTAAATCTATCTGATAACTACCTGCGGCCACGGCAATGTTATCTCCTCCATGACTTAAATCACCTTCGGCACCGGTACCACCAAGGTTTATATCCCATCCGTTATTGGCTCTGAACTTTAATTCCCCATCGGTCAGGTTGGTAGTAATCGTCCATACATTTCTGTCAAAATCATAGTTCATATCGGTATCTGGGTCATCCCATCCATTTGGTGTTCCTGACCCGATGATGGCCCAAGTATTGGCAGACCAGGTATTATTCACCAAATCAACATTAATTTCATAGTCCAAAGGACCGGGCAGTACCACATTATTACCAGGAGCTGCAAGCACACCCGCTGTGCCTTCACCCTCATCGCCGTAAATACCATTGTCCCAATTTGGAGCATCAGTAAATTTAAATTCATTTATTTCGCCTGTAAGACTTACATGACCTTTATAGGTGCCCGCTAAATTCGGAGTTTCAAACGCATCAAGTTTTGGTGCGGTATTAGGATCCCAGCCTTGGTAACCTCCAGGTACATACAATATGTCAGAAAAAGCCACTTGTTCATCGTCGGTAGCCGCCCAAATAGTATAACCCATTGCCGGTGCCTTTAAAACTACTAATCCGTTCGCATCAGAATTTTGAAAAAGGTTATACTTTTCTGTATAATCTTTAATATTTGTACTGTTCCAATGGGTTTGAACTTCTCGAGAGACTTCTTGATCGGTCAAATTAATGTAAAGAACCAAACCGGGTTTTTCATCGTCTCCACCTCTAGTAGCTATAAATTCTTGATTGTTTACAAAGTTTACCGACCAATCTCCTGCTGCTAGTTGCGAACGAATCTGAATCAGTTGATTGATTTTTTCTTTTTGCTCATCGCCGCTATCTTCATAATGGGAATAAAATACACAAGGATATCCTGGAGCACTCATAATATAAGCATAGGCATGCGTCTCAAATTCATTAGGAAATTCGTTACTACCATCTCTTGATTCCGTATCATGATTGCCAACAAAAGTGACTGCCTTTTCCGGCATGGTCGATAGTAAACTTGGCTTTGTCAATTCATTTAAGTTTCCATTTAAAAATGCATTGCGCATATTAAAGAAGTTAGGAAAATCGAACGCATTAGCCCCTGAGGCTTCTACCCACGGACCGACAACATCTGTAACGTTTCCATCAAAATTTTCACCAACGCTATACCCCCCTACGCTACCAATCCATTGTTTAACCACATCCGGAGAAAAACCTTTTACATAATCGAATCGCCACCCATCAATATTAAGCGTATTCATGTAAAAACTGGCTACCGATTCTTCAGAACGCCATAACCAATCTATCACATAATCATTCTTCAAGTCTAAATCGGGAAAGCCGCCAAACCTACCTTCATCCTCTAGATTCTCTGCGTTGGGCAAATAATTTAGCCAAGTTCTGTTGAAAAGACCGGAAGCCGGCTCGAACAGGGTATAAGTTTCTATCTGCCTAAACTCATTGTATTCTAACGCACCCCCAGAATTGTGATTGATCACTATATCTGCGATCACGGCAATCTCATACTCATGCGCCGTACCTATCATTTTCTCTAATTCTTCTCGATTACCGAAGCGTGTCTCTACGGTACCGTGCTGTTGAAAGTCGCCAAAATCAAAATAATCAGCTGGATCGTAGCCCATGGAAAAACCGCCGCTTTGACCCTTGGAGATTGGGGGAATCCATATGGCATCGACCCCATTTACGGCCCAACTATCTAGTTTAGATTCGATATTGTTCCACCAAATGCCTCCTTCTGTAACATCCCAATAGAAGGCTTGCATCATTACACCGCTACCCGGCAAAAGCACATTTGCTCTAGCTTGTGCCGAGCCGGTAGGAGAATCTTCCGCATTATTGCTTTGCGAGATTCTAAGAGGAGTAAAATCATCATTGGTACAGGCCGTAATTAGCATGATCAACGACCCTAGACCCAGTTTTATATAGTTATATATTTTCATGTTCATCTTGTTTATTCAATAGTGTAGGTTGGATTTTCAGTATCTGCCAAGAATAACGTAATGGTATAAATACCGGCACTAACGGGAATATTTGCACCTTCAACTTCAAGCGTACCATCTTCCCCATCATCACCATAATTAAAATCCCACGCATTGTTGGTTCTAAACTTGATTTCACCATCTAACAGCTCTACCTTCTTCAAGACCCATACACCCTCGTTCGCATAATCTGGTGTGAACTGTAAATTCGGCCCATCCCATCCATTCGGTGCGGCATCTCCTGCCAGACCCCAAATGTCAATAGGCTCAATGGTATATAACCTGTTATTAAAATCAACTGAAACCAAATAGTTACCTGCTTCAACGGCAATATTTCCTCCGTCTTGCTCCAAAATATCATCTGCTTCGGCATCGCCATAGCCTATAGTCCATTCATTGTTCTGCCTAAATTTTATTTCACCTGTGTTCAATGTTATTGTCGCCCTCCATTGATCAGAGGTAGGATCGTAAGATAACGGCACGTCGGGGCCATCCCAACCATTAGGTGTAGCATCACCCACTATACCCCAAGTAAAGGGTTCAATGGAATAGGAAAAATCATTTAAACTGAACATTATTTTATAGGTACCCGCAGTTACCACGATGTTATCACCACCTTCGTCTAAGGTGCCATCTGCACCGGTATCGCCATAGTTTACCGCCCAATCATTATCTTGACGTATTTTTAGTTCACCATCAACAAGGGTAGCATAAGAAACAAATTCATTGGCTACAGCGGTGCTGTACACCGGAATATCCGGCCCATCCCAGCCATTCGGTGCGGCAGACCCAACCAGCCCCCAAGGCGAGTTTAAATCAAAAGTAGTTGCATAAGCTGTAATGGTCAGCGATTGAACCTCAGAAGTGGTGACGACCTCTTTACCCAATACAGCTTCTACCCATATGTTGATTTGGTTCTCTAACCCAGAAAGGGCACCGGCATCATTCAAAGCTTCATTCAATTCTTCTGTGACAAAATCTTTCGTAAGATTATTTCCTACGCTTACTGTTTTTGGTGTCGCCTCAGAAGCTCCTTCTACCCCCAAAACCACATTATAGGTTGGCACTGCGCCTTCAAAACCAAAATCAGGAACGGTCCAATTTAAAGATAGTACGGTCTCTCCTATTATGTCTCGTGATAATACCAACGCATCCGAAGAAGACAGGGTCAGTTGGGTACTGGTCATATCACTGACCTTTATATTCTCATCATCATCGCTACAACTCCCCAGTAAAAAGGCCATTGCTACGAAAAAGGAATAGATGTATATTAAATTTTTCTTCATCTCTTTAATTTTTTAGTTGGTATAGCCAGGGTTTTGTTCAAGCAATGGGTTCGCCTGCAGGGCTTCCAATGGAAACGGGAATAAATCATAATGTTCGGGGATTGCGGTGCCTTCTAGAACATTACCCTTCCAAGGCCACAAATACCCACCCCCTGTGAAGCGGTTGAAGCGAATTAAGTCTTGTCGTCTATGTCCTTCATAATACAATTCTCTTGCTCTTTCATCAATTAGAAATTGTTCCGTAATGTCGGCCTCTGCGATATTTCCACTCGTATCACCAAATGCCCTTTGCCTCAATGCATTTATATAATCTACCGCCTGCGTTGCAGAACCGCCTCCACCTCTAAAGAAGGCCTCGGCATACATTAAATAAGCATCAGACAACCTAAACAAGGGAATGTCTGTATCTGAAAAGTTGCTTTCACCAGAATTGCCGGTAGCATATTGATTTTGAAACTTAATGGTGGGGTAGCCGTTTTCCCAGGTTCTATAATCGGTCATTTCATAGGTATGGCCTTCTGTCCAAAATAGGGCACGACCATCGTTCGTAGTTTCCAAATCACCAAACAAACCATAAACAGCAGGGGTACAACGGTGACCGAACCAGCTTTCAGAATTTCCGAATTCAGAGATGGGCATGGTGGTATCTCCCAAACTACCATTTGTGAGATATGTTGATGTACCAAAACTCTGTACTGAATTTCTATCTGCTACGATCGGAAAAATTATTTCGGTAGAAGTGTGGTTATCACCTTGAAAAATAGATTGATAGTCGTCATCTAGGATAAAAGAAGATTCAGCTATAACTTTTTCACTATAGGTTAACGCATCTGCATATCTACCTGTACCTGTATAAACCTCAGCATTCAAATAAATTTTTGCCAGGAGAAAATGAACAGCGGCCTTGTTTGCCCTACCATATTCGTTTAAGGCAATAATCGATTCTTCAATTGCCAAGAGTTCACTTTCTATAAATTCAAATACCTCTGTACGTGTATTTTTAGGTCTACGAACACCCGTTACGCCATCATCTTCGGTTACGATAACCACACCTCCGAACATATCCATCAAATAATAGTAGTACAAGGCCCTTAAAAAACGGGCTTCCGCTACAAACAGTTCTGCTTCTGGCTCATCGGCTTTTTGCACATCCAATATAAAATTGTTGGTCTGTGCAATATTGAAATAGCTTCTGTTGTAGAGATAACCGAAAAACTTGTTGGTCGGTGACCAATCAGATGCCGTTGTCAAAGGATCCAACCCTCCATCACCCCATCTATTTTTAGCTATATCGGTAGTCAGTTCTTGCATGTTCCACATGCTTCTAAAGAAAACAGTTTCCCCGGGGTCATCACCTGCAATATCAGCCTGTTGATTATCACCACCGGGTATTCCAATACCATGTAGAGCTAGGCCTCCGTATAATTTTCCAAGAATTCCTAAGGTTGCGTTAGGGTCAGAATCCAAAAGATTGTCTAAACTTTGCTCAATTCTAGGTTCTGTATCTAAATCGTCAGTACAACTTACAAGTAGTGTTACAGCAAGTACGGTAAATAATATATTTTTTATCATCGCAGTATTTTTTAAAAATCAAGGTTGAGACCCATTGTAAATGTTCGTGGACGAGCATATGGTGATGCCTCAATTCCGTCAAAATTCTCAGGGTCTAACCCATCATAATCGGTAATTACGAACACATTATTTGCCGAACCATAGATTCGCAATCCGATTTTTTTATTATCAAAAGGTTTCAGATTGTAGCCAAGGGTAATGTTATCCAATCGTAAAAAGGAAGCATCAGAAAGATAGAAATCTGATAACGCCTGCAAATCTGAAGGAATATTAGGGAACCCATTATATTGAGTTCCGTCATACAAATTCAAGGCATTGTTTATAAAACCTGTGTCGGTAAGTGGTATTACCGATTCGGCAAAACCTCTATTCAAAAGGTTACCATTGTATACTTCACCTCCTATTTGCCCCCTAAAATTAGCGGTCAAATCTAGGTTCTTGTATTGCATATAGGTTCCAAAACCATAGGTCCATTTGGGCTCAAAAGGAATAAAAATGCGATCCCTATCTGAAATGACACCATCTCCATTTTGATCCACAAAGGCATCTTCTATGGGCGAACCATCGGCACCGTATACTTGCTCGTACAGCCAGAAAGTTCTATTTCTTTCACCTACGGCGGTCTGCCCTATATTCACGCCGGTACCACGACCTATTCCTCCTCCGCTCGAAAACTGGGTAATGTTGTCTAAATCTTTAATATAAGTCTCATTGAAAGCGACATTACCGTTAAATTCTAAATTGAAAATCTCAGTTTGTACGGGTCTAAATTGCAAAGCGGTCTCAAAACCTTTACTCTCAGTTTCACCAACATTACTAACAAAACGATTTCGCAATGCACCTTCCGATTGTGGTACCTCAGCCAATAGATCGGTCGTATTTCTAGTATAGGCATCAATTGTTCCACTTAGAATATTAGAGAATAAATCAAAGTCGATACCAATGTTGTAGGTGGATGTCTTTTCCCATGTTAAATCTGGATTAAAAGCATTAGCTCTATAGGTAGTAACGGTTCGGTCTCCGAAAATATAACTTACAGTTGGGTCGCCATCATCGTATAATGCTGTATTCGGATAAAAACCTACCGGACCCGTAATATCTTGTTGGCCGGTAAGGCCCCAACCAACCCTTAATTTTAATTGGCTTAACCATTCAGCATCTTTCAGAAAATCTTCACTATCAAGTTTCCAAGCGAACGCCGCTGCTGGAAAATATCCCCAGCGCTGGTCTTTAGCAAATAACGAAGAACCATCTGCCCTTAAAGACGCTGTTAACAAGTACCGATCAAAAAAGTTAAGGTTGGTTCGTGCGAAATACGATTGTAGATTAAGTTCTGTATAATATTTAAATGGTTGTTGTGGCTCTCTAAAACCATTCTCGGTAGTTGTTGGGTAGGTTATACCCTGTGTGGTAAAATTTTGATATGCATAACCAGCTTGAACATCGATTTTTCGAATTGGTCCATCCCAGAATTTAACATAGGACAGATACGCATCTAATAAATGATCTCTTTTAATCTGATCTTCGCTGTAGTTTTCACTGAAATTGTTGAAAATCGGAAGACCTTCGAAAACATTGTACGAAGCCACTGCCCCCGGCAAAAAATATTCGTTAATAGTTGATTCTGAGTAATCGATACCGGTGTTGACAACCGCGGTTAAATCTTCAAAACCGTGAATTTTATATCGCAGTTCCATATTTCCGATAAATCGGTCGGCATCTTCATTACGTTCTCTCTGTTTTAATAAAGCAAGCGGATTAGAAGGCCCAACGATACCTCTGTCATCGGTCAGTTGATAAAAGCCGCCGAAAATACCTCCTTCAGGATCATAAACGGGCAGTGTCGGATTCGCGGTTAAGGCACTACCAATAGCCCCACTATCTGGTTGGTCTTTCTCTGTAGCAATTCCTTTGGCATTGATAGTCAACTTTAAGTGCTGATCAAAGAAATCAGGAGAAATGTTCAACGATGCGGTATACCTATTAAGCTGAGATTCTTTAAGAATACCGTTTATCTCTGAATGGCCAAAAGAGGCCCTAATCGGTATTTTATTAAACAGATTGCCCCTTGCCGTTAAGTTGTTGTTCAGCGTATAGGAAGTTCTATAGATTTCTTCTTGCCAGTTGGTATCGTAAATCGTACCGTTGAGACCTAGAAGGTTCGAACTATCAGGGTAGGTGTTCTGAATAAAATTTATATACTCAGAAGATTCAAAAATATCTATCTTTCTACTTAAGGTACCCACCTGAACATTTGATGAAAAATTAAACTGCGGAGCACCTTTCGTACCAGATTTGGTCGTAATGATAATTACTCCGTTAGATGCTCTAGAACCATAAATAGCGGTAGAAGACGCATCTTTTAGAACAGAAAACGATTCAATATCGTTCGGATTGATAAGAGTTAAGGGGTTTGCTTGCCCCGCGGGATTCTGGTTAGACAACGGCACACCGTCAATTACTATAAGCGGACTATTATTAGCATTCAATGATGAGCCCCCACGAATTCTAATGTTGATTCCTGCATCTGGGTCACCTCCGTTGTTCACCACACGCACACCGGCAGACTTGCCCGATATCATCTGATCCGCCGTAGTAATAGCACCTTTATTCAGTTCTTCGGATGTTAATAACTGCACGGAACCTGTGGCATCTTTTTTGGTGGTAGAACCATACCCAATAATCACTACTTCATCTAGCTGAGCTACATCATTCTGTAGCGTCACATCAATCGTGTTTGAGGTAACCTCTCTTTCTACTGATTTTAAACCGATGTATGAAAAAACCAAGACGCTACCCATATCGGCTTCAATGGAGTATTTGCCATCAAAATCAGTGGTGACACCGGTAGTTGTTCCTTTAATGATGATTGTTGCCCCCGGCAAGGGACTTTCGGTTTCGCCATCAGTGACTGTTCCTGTAATGTTACTTTGTGCCAAAACAAAAAATGGCGCACATAGTGACATCAGGAAAATCATCGAAATTTTCTTTCGCATAAGTGAGTTGAGTTTAAGTTAGTTTAAGGGTTGAGCACCCTCTCATTTACCTACTAAAACTACTTTATGCGAACCTCTCATTCGCTTCATTTTATAAAATGACCTAAAATTGAGGTTGACACTTTGCCTAAAAAGAATAACCATATTCAAAAAAAACATACTCAAAAAGCTAAAAAACAATCATTTATATATTTTTTAGAACTAATTCAAAGAAGCAAAATCTAAATACTATTGAAGGCTATTAAAATTGAAGTACGACACTTAAAAGCGAATATCAATATAGATTTATCAATCAAATAGGTTTAATTTTTTAATTTGAAAATAAAATCAGTCTAAAAAAATAGATTTCAAAAAGTAACTACACAAGAAATGCATACTTAACCCTTCAGATAAATGCACATTCACTAAGACTATTATATAAGATGTCGAACCATTACGGGTTCTCGTAGAACTCGATACCCTCTAATTTCCAAATGGTCTTTAATTCGGCCAAGGCTTTTTGAAAATCGACAAAACTCTTTTGCTTTAATACCGTCCACCCTACTTCGGAATAGGCAGCCAACCTCGGGAAGATTTGCTTTTCCATACTCTTAACCGTAGGTACCCATTCACTCCACATTTGAGTACCTAAACCCTTGATTTTTGAGTGGTATTGCTCCCCTAATCCTTCTGGCACCGGGTCGAACGTGTATGACTTTTCAAGTGGTAAGCGTTTATAGGTGTAATCGAGATAAGTATCCCAATGGTTAGAATTGACCACATCATACCCGTCTTCAACAGCTTTATTCACTAGCTCTAAATCTCCTTTCCAAAAATGAACAATGGCAGAAGGGGCTAATTTCTCGGATGCATTTACAGCAGTATGGCCCCGATCTTCATGAACATTGTGACCCATAATCTCGTTCCAGCCCATCATTCGTTTTCCGGCCTCATCAATATAATTCGAGATATCATTTGTAAAACTGATCTGTAGATCCATCGGTGACTGTAAATCCTTATCCTTCATGAAAGAGACCATCGATTTGTTTTTTAACCACGGTTCAAAATTTAATTCATCTCCTCCGATATGAATTACTGAGCCCGGAAAAAGGTTCATAACCTCATCTAAAACATCTTTTAAAAACCGTACTACTTTCGGATTTGTCACGTCAAAAGAATCATCCATTTTACCAAAAGTTTCAGAAACTTCTTTCGTTGTACCCAAAGTACCTAACCAATTATATGAAGCAACTGCCGCCATTGCATGACCGGGCATTTCAATTTCAGGAACTATCGTAATATGCCTTTTTTTGGCATAATCGATGATTTCTCGAATTTCCTTTTGGGTATAATACCCACCATGTGGTTCGCCTGTTCTTAAATCGCTTTTTCTTGCTGTCTGGGTATCGTTTCTTTTAGAACCGATTTCAGTCAGTTTCGGGTATTTTTTAATTTCTATACGCCACCCTTGATCGTCGGTCAAGTGCCAGTGAAAAATATTCATTTTCACTAAAGCCATTTGATCCAAGAGCTTTTTTACCGTTGCCATACCCTTAAAATGTCGAGATTCATCTAACATAAAAGCGCGCCATGAAAAACGTGGTCGATCTACAATCTTTAGCTTCGGTAGTATTACCGGATTTTTAGTTTCACCAAACTCAAATTCGGGTGGCAAAAGCTGTCTAAATGTTTGAATGGCATAAAAAATTCCGGAGGCATTGGCAGCTTCGATTAAAATACCGTCAGCGTCAATATTCATCGTATAACCCTCTTCACCCAACTCATCGAACAACGAAACGTCGATTTTTAATTCTATATCACCTCGATTCTTACGAATTTTTGGTGCCACGCCAAATCCACTTTTTAAAACCTCAGCCAAGTGCAATGCTTCGCTCTTCAGTTCATTCGATGCATTTATGGTAACATTTTTTGAAATCTCATAAGACCCTTCGTTAAAGCTAATTGAATTAGGTTTAGGAACCACGTGAACTTCTTGTGCATGGACCGGATAGAAGGCCGAAAAGAGGAGAAAAAAGAGAAATACAGTATGAACTAACTTCATGAATTATTTTTTGAAATATTATTTGAAATACTACCTATCTGGTGAAGACAAGTTGCCCAGATTTAAAGGTTTTGATGACGCTTAGTCCCGATTTTCCCTTTTCAAAAACCACGATATCTGCCG
This window harbors:
- a CDS encoding iron complex outermembrane receptor protein — translated: MRKKISMIFLMSLCAPFFVLAQSNITGTVTDGETESPLPGATIIIKGTTTGVTTDFDGKYSIEADMGSVLVFSYIGLKSVEREVTSNTIDVTLQNDVAQLDEVVIIGYGSTTKKDATGSVQLLTSEELNKGAITTADQMISGKSAGVRVVNNGGDPDAGINIRIRGGSSLNANNSPLIVIDGVPLSNQNPAGQANPLTLINPNDIESFSVLKDASSTAIYGSRASNGVIIITTKSGTKGAPQFNFSSNVQVGTLSRKIDIFESSEYINFIQNTYPDSSNLLGLNGTIYDTNWQEEIYRTSYTLNNNLTARGNLFNKIPIRASFGHSEINGILKESQLNRYTASLNISPDFFDQHLKLTINAKGIATEKDQPDSGAIGSALTANPTLPVYDPEGGIFGGFYQLTDDRGIVGPSNPLALLKQRERNEDADRFIGNMELRYKIHGFEDLTAVVNTGIDYSESTINEYFLPGAVASYNVFEGLPIFNNFSENYSEDQIKRDHLLDAYLSYVKFWDGPIRKIDVQAGYAYQNFTTQGITYPTTTENGFREPQQPFKYYTELNLQSYFARTNLNFFDRYLLTASLRADGSSLFAKDQRWGYFPAAAFAWKLDSEDFLKDAEWLSQLKLRVGWGLTGQQDITGPVGFYPNTALYDDGDPTVSYIFGDRTVTTYRANAFNPDLTWEKTSTYNIGIDFDLFSNILSGTIDAYTRNTTDLLAEVPQSEGALRNRFVSNVGETESKGFETALQFRPVQTEIFNLEFNGNVAFNETYIKDLDNITQFSSGGGIGRGTGVNIGQTAVGERNRTFWLYEQVYGADGSPIEDAFVDQNGDGVISDRDRIFIPFEPKWTYGFGTYMQYKNLDLTANFRGQIGGEVYNGNLLNRGFAESVIPLTDTGFINNALNLYDGTQYNGFPNIPSDLQALSDFYLSDASFLRLDNITLGYNLKPFDNKKIGLRIYGSANNVFVITDYDGLDPENFDGIEASPYARPRTFTMGLNLDF
- a CDS encoding hexosaminidase — translated: MKLVHTVFLFFLLFSAFYPVHAQEVHVVPKPNSISFNEGSYEISKNVTINASNELKSEALHLAEVLKSGFGVAPKIRKNRGDIELKIDVSLFDELGEEGYTMNIDADGILIEAANASGIFYAIQTFRQLLPPEFEFGETKNPVILPKLKIVDRPRFSWRAFMLDESRHFKGMATVKKLLDQMALVKMNIFHWHLTDDQGWRIEIKKYPKLTEIGSKRNDTQTARKSDLRTGEPHGGYYTQKEIREIIDYAKKRHITIVPEIEMPGHAMAAVASYNWLGTLGTTKEVSETFGKMDDSFDVTNPKVVRFLKDVLDEVMNLFPGSVIHIGGDELNFEPWLKNKSMVSFMKDKDLQSPMDLQISFTNDISNYIDEAGKRMMGWNEIMGHNVHEDRGHTAVNASEKLAPSAIVHFWKGDLELVNKAVEDGYDVVNSNHWDTYLDYTYKRLPLEKSYTFDPVPEGLGEQYHSKIKGLGTQMWSEWVPTVKSMEKQIFPRLAAYSEVGWTVLKQKSFVDFQKALAELKTIWKLEGIEFYENP